One region of Myxococcus stipitatus genomic DNA includes:
- the coxB gene encoding cytochrome c oxidase subunit II has protein sequence MNDVLRSILFLPEEGSTLASRVDGIHFFIILTTMVVGAGIGLTGFVFLLRYRRRYAHALTEAFTAPMWLEVLFVTVPLSFFLLWGALGYRDYVWSRAAPPDALDVYVTGKQWMWKFAYPEGPGAVDVLHVPAGRPVRLLLTSRDVIHSFYVPAFRLKMDAIPGRYTETWFEAIRPGRYPVLCAEFCGLNHSLMRAEVVVLSPAEFEAWRAEQGGDQVASGAGLTEPLVARGRLVATREGCFQCHTVDGTPHIGPTWRGLYLREEPLDSGGTIRADVAYLTESMMEPQAKVVAGYAPVMPSFQGRLSAADVASLVEFIQSLRPERPVPPAAREPRYELRGR, from the coding sequence ATGAACGACGTGCTCCGGTCCATCCTCTTCCTCCCGGAGGAGGGCTCCACGCTGGCCTCGCGCGTGGACGGCATCCACTTCTTCATCATCCTCACCACCATGGTGGTGGGGGCGGGCATCGGCCTCACGGGCTTCGTCTTCCTGCTGCGCTACCGGCGCCGCTACGCGCACGCGCTCACCGAGGCGTTCACCGCGCCCATGTGGCTGGAGGTCCTCTTCGTCACCGTGCCGCTGTCCTTCTTCCTGCTGTGGGGGGCGTTGGGTTACCGCGACTACGTCTGGTCGCGCGCGGCGCCGCCGGACGCGCTGGATGTCTATGTCACGGGCAAGCAGTGGATGTGGAAGTTCGCCTACCCGGAGGGCCCGGGCGCGGTGGACGTGCTGCACGTGCCGGCGGGCCGCCCGGTGCGGCTGCTCCTCACCTCGCGCGACGTCATCCACTCGTTCTACGTGCCCGCCTTCCGGCTGAAGATGGATGCCATCCCCGGGCGCTACACGGAGACCTGGTTCGAGGCCATCCGCCCCGGGCGCTACCCGGTGCTGTGCGCGGAGTTCTGCGGCCTCAACCATTCCCTGATGCGCGCCGAGGTGGTGGTCCTGTCGCCGGCCGAGTTCGAGGCCTGGCGCGCCGAGCAGGGGGGAGACCAGGTGGCCTCCGGCGCGGGGCTCACCGAGCCGCTGGTCGCGCGGGGGCGGCTCGTGGCCACGCGTGAGGGGTGCTTCCAGTGCCACACCGTGGACGGCACCCCGCACATCGGCCCCACCTGGCGGGGGCTGTACCTGCGCGAGGAGCCGCTGGACTCGGGGGGCACCATCCGCGCGGACGTGGCCTACCTCACCGAGTCGATGATGGAGCCCCAGGCGAAGGTGGTCGCGGGCTACGCGCCGGTGATGCCGTCGTTCCAGGGACGGCTGAGCGCGGCGGACGTGGCCTCGCTCGTCGAATTCATCCAATCGCTGCGACCGGAGCGCCCCGTGCCTCCCGCCGCGCGGGAGCCCCGGTATGAGCTTCGAGGCCGCTGA
- the ppk2 gene encoding polyphosphate kinase 2: MAQDTQAEPLKRKAYERELRRLQSQLCQLQDWVKQERMRVIVVFEGRDAAGKGGTIRAITERVSPRVFRVVALPAPSSREKTQMYLQRYVPHFPAAGEIVIFDRSWYNRAGVELVMGFCTPEEHDRFLVGCPVFERYIVENGILLLKIWLEVGKEEQARRFAARIDDPLRQWKLSPMDIKSWKRWYDYSHARDQMLAATDTPYAPWHILRSDNKKKARLNCIRFLLEKIPHKRVKHAKVKLPPRSNHGAYDDTASLQGRNFIPERY; the protein is encoded by the coding sequence ATGGCACAGGACACACAGGCGGAGCCGCTGAAGCGCAAGGCGTATGAAAGAGAGCTTCGCAGGCTCCAATCCCAGCTCTGTCAGCTCCAGGATTGGGTCAAGCAGGAGCGGATGCGGGTCATCGTGGTGTTCGAGGGCCGGGACGCCGCGGGGAAGGGCGGAACGATTCGCGCCATCACCGAACGGGTGAGTCCCCGCGTGTTTCGCGTGGTGGCCCTCCCGGCGCCCTCGAGCCGAGAGAAGACACAGATGTACCTGCAGCGGTACGTGCCGCATTTCCCCGCGGCCGGCGAAATCGTGATCTTCGACCGCAGCTGGTACAACCGGGCCGGCGTCGAACTGGTGATGGGCTTCTGTACTCCCGAGGAACACGATCGCTTCCTCGTGGGCTGTCCCGTCTTCGAGAGATACATCGTCGAGAACGGAATCCTCCTGCTGAAGATCTGGCTGGAGGTCGGCAAGGAGGAGCAGGCGCGGCGGTTCGCGGCGCGGATCGACGACCCCCTCCGGCAGTGGAAGTTGAGCCCCATGGACATCAAGTCCTGGAAGCGCTGGTACGACTACTCCCATGCGCGGGACCAGATGCTGGCCGCGACGGACACGCCCTATGCGCCCTGGCACATCCTGCGGTCCGACAACAAGAAGAAGGCGCGGCTCAACTGCATCCGCTTCCTGCTGGAGAAGATTCCGCACAAGCGGGTGAAGCACGCCAAGGTGAAGCTGCCCCCTCGCTCCAATCATGGGGCGTATGACGACACCGCTTCGCTCCAGGGGAGGAACTTCATCCCCGAAAGGTACTGA
- the nrfD gene encoding NrfD/PsrC family molybdoenzyme membrane anchor subunit: MSDVAPRAPVTEDPLVESTLLEGRYSNAQLGESLLRPVLGAPGWGWWALVGLCSALVVLLVVAIGVTLFVGVGSWGNNIPVAWAFGIINFVWWIGIGHAGTLISAILLLFGEKWRSSVNRMAEAMTLFAVACAGLFPLLHLGRPWKFYYLVPYPSALRMWPQFRSPLTWDIVAILTYLTVSVLFWYMGLLPDLATARDTAKETWKRRAWGLLSLGWRGSARHWRNWRTGYLLLAGLATPLVVSVHTIVSFDFAVAQLPGWHTTIFPPYFVAGAIFSGLAMVMTLLLPARRVLRLQHVITDAHLDVLARLLLVSGLFVAYGYIQEHFFGWYSGDPYEMHAMSILRTGPYAPAFWTVFTCNVLVPQLFWSRRLRTSPAVLWVAALIVNVGMWLERFVIVVSPLSEDFLPSSWRHYAPTWVDLSLLSGTVGLFGLGFLLFLKLLPPVPISEVKQLQDELEASERFARDVVAKARAPGGGA; the protein is encoded by the coding sequence ATGAGCGACGTGGCTCCCAGGGCGCCGGTGACCGAGGACCCGCTGGTCGAGTCCACGCTCCTGGAGGGGCGCTATTCCAACGCCCAGCTCGGGGAGTCGTTGCTGCGGCCCGTGCTGGGGGCGCCGGGGTGGGGCTGGTGGGCGCTGGTGGGGTTGTGCTCGGCGCTCGTCGTGCTGCTGGTCGTGGCCATTGGCGTGACGCTGTTCGTGGGCGTGGGGTCGTGGGGCAACAACATCCCCGTCGCCTGGGCCTTCGGCATCATCAACTTCGTGTGGTGGATCGGCATCGGCCACGCGGGCACGCTCATCTCCGCCATCCTGCTGCTCTTCGGAGAGAAGTGGCGCTCCTCCGTCAACCGGATGGCGGAGGCGATGACGTTGTTCGCCGTGGCCTGCGCCGGCCTCTTCCCGCTGCTGCACCTGGGACGCCCGTGGAAGTTCTACTACCTGGTGCCGTATCCCAGCGCGCTGCGCATGTGGCCGCAGTTCCGCTCGCCGCTCACCTGGGACATCGTCGCCATCCTCACCTACCTCACCGTCTCCGTGTTGTTCTGGTACATGGGCCTGCTGCCGGACCTGGCCACCGCGCGCGACACCGCGAAGGAGACGTGGAAGCGCCGTGCCTGGGGGCTGTTGTCGCTGGGGTGGCGCGGCAGCGCCCGGCACTGGCGCAACTGGCGCACGGGCTACCTGCTGCTGGCCGGGTTGGCCACGCCGCTGGTGGTGTCCGTCCACACCATCGTCTCGTTCGACTTCGCGGTGGCCCAGCTGCCGGGGTGGCACACCACCATCTTCCCGCCGTACTTCGTGGCCGGGGCCATCTTCTCCGGCCTGGCCATGGTGATGACGCTGCTCTTGCCCGCGCGTCGCGTGCTGCGCCTCCAGCACGTCATCACGGACGCCCACCTGGACGTGCTCGCGCGGCTGCTGCTCGTGTCGGGCCTGTTCGTGGCCTACGGCTACATCCAGGAGCACTTCTTCGGCTGGTACAGCGGAGACCCGTACGAGATGCACGCGATGAGCATCCTGCGCACCGGCCCCTACGCGCCCGCGTTCTGGACGGTGTTCACCTGCAACGTGCTGGTGCCGCAGCTGTTCTGGTCCCGCCGGCTGCGCACATCCCCGGCCGTGCTGTGGGTCGCCGCGCTGATCGTCAACGTGGGCATGTGGCTGGAGCGCTTCGTCATCGTCGTGTCGCCGCTCAGCGAGGACTTCCTGCCGAGCAGCTGGCGCCACTACGCGCCCACCTGGGTGGACCTGTCGCTGCTGTCGGGGACCGTGGGGCTGTTCGGCCTGGGGTTCCTGCTGTTCCTCAAGCTGCTGCCGCCGGTGCCCATCAGCGAGGTGAAGCAGCTCCAGGACGAACTGGAGGCGTCCGAGCGCTTCGCCCGCGACGTGGTGGCGAAGGCGCGAGCACCCGGAGGTGGGGCGTGA
- a CDS encoding 4Fe-4S dicluster domain-containing protein — protein MPPLKERHPLPVVGNASPPAWRSLESRRRQEASEPEAEFPPGAAQPPEGLSRRALLELAAFGAAASTAGCFRQPPEKVMPYSRQPPEVTPGVPLHYATGLTLDGHVRGLVVRSHEGRPTKVEGNAAHPESLGAAGLREQASLLGLYDPHRAKVVRHRGQPVSRDDLFARLRQLASRRDEGRGLRLLVEPTASPLWAHTWRRVLERFPHARVVPFSTTDTGASLEGARLAYGRPLATLPRFDTARAVLSLDDDFLSTLPGSLRAAREFSASREPSDMSRLWVVESHLSVTGAFSDHRLRERPTRLPQLARHLGAEVGRLLGREDLAGLAEGAMVIGESERRWVAAAAADLVARRSQALVVVGARQPAAVHALAHLLNEALGGRVSRVAQTLTPSPDPGALPALVEELLAGGVDTLLVTAWNPVYRAPADVPLAQALGRVEDSVYCTLHEDETSAACVWSVPSTHPYEHWEDGRAIDGTATILQPLIAPWLEAVVAPLELAAAFSGELADAPYQRLRALWREQGGEGREWEGWLAEGVIPGTRLPEVDARVDAAAVLAAVRALPPASDTGLELQFVTDARVHDGRFGANPWLQEMPDPITKMTWDNAALVSPATASRLGLERGARVRLEARGRAVEAPVLVLPGQADDTVTLPLGYGRTRGGPVAEGVGFDAYALRFQDAPWVLPGASLTRLEGHHDFALTQEHWRMEERPLALQTPRGVFAAHARTLLEGLQERKEHLYPPNPGQATPSHRWAMAIDLNRCTGCGACVVACQAENSIPSVGKEQVRRGREMHWLRIDRYFLGGEDDPGVITQPLMCVHCEYAPCEYVCPVAATVHSDEGLNQMVYNRCIGTRYCSNNCPYKVRRFNYLDYTGHDPLARMRRNPDVSVRSRGVMEKCTYCVQRIESARIRARVELRDIRPGEVVTACAQTCPTRAITFGDLDAPDSEVARLHDDARHYALLNNLGTRPRTVHLLRLKNPSEALS, from the coding sequence ATGCCACCGCTGAAGGAGCGCCATCCGCTGCCGGTGGTGGGGAACGCCTCGCCACCCGCGTGGCGGAGCCTGGAGTCGCGTCGACGGCAGGAGGCGTCGGAGCCCGAGGCGGAGTTTCCTCCGGGCGCCGCGCAGCCCCCCGAGGGCCTGTCGCGGCGGGCCCTGCTGGAGCTGGCCGCCTTCGGCGCGGCGGCGAGCACCGCGGGGTGCTTCCGACAACCTCCCGAGAAGGTGATGCCGTACTCGCGGCAGCCGCCCGAGGTGACGCCGGGCGTGCCGCTCCACTACGCGACGGGCCTGACGTTGGACGGCCACGTGCGGGGACTCGTCGTGCGCAGCCACGAGGGGCGGCCCACCAAGGTGGAGGGCAACGCCGCGCACCCCGAGAGCCTGGGAGCGGCGGGCCTCCGGGAGCAGGCGTCGCTGCTGGGGCTCTATGACCCTCACCGCGCGAAGGTCGTGCGGCACCGCGGCCAGCCGGTCAGCCGCGACGACCTCTTCGCGCGGCTGCGCCAGCTCGCGTCCCGGCGGGACGAGGGCCGGGGGCTGCGGCTGCTGGTGGAGCCCACGGCCTCGCCCCTGTGGGCCCACACCTGGAGGCGCGTCCTGGAGCGCTTCCCGCACGCCAGGGTCGTGCCCTTCAGCACCACCGACACCGGCGCGTCCCTCGAGGGCGCGCGGCTCGCCTACGGTCGACCGCTGGCGACGCTCCCCCGGTTCGACACCGCCCGCGCCGTGCTCTCGCTGGACGACGACTTCCTCTCCACGCTGCCGGGCAGCCTCCGCGCGGCGCGGGAGTTCAGCGCCTCGCGTGAGCCCTCGGACATGAGCCGGCTGTGGGTGGTGGAGAGCCACCTGTCCGTCACCGGCGCCTTCAGCGACCACCGGCTCCGGGAGCGGCCCACCCGACTCCCCCAGCTGGCGCGCCACCTTGGCGCGGAGGTGGGGCGGCTGCTGGGGCGCGAGGACCTGGCCGGGTTGGCCGAGGGCGCCATGGTCATCGGCGAGTCCGAGCGACGCTGGGTCGCGGCGGCCGCGGCGGACCTGGTGGCGCGAAGGTCCCAGGCGTTGGTGGTAGTGGGGGCGCGACAGCCCGCGGCGGTGCACGCGCTCGCGCACCTCCTCAACGAGGCGCTCGGCGGACGCGTGTCACGGGTGGCGCAGACGCTGACGCCCTCGCCGGACCCCGGGGCGCTCCCGGCGCTCGTGGAGGAGCTGCTCGCGGGCGGGGTGGACACCCTGCTCGTCACCGCGTGGAACCCCGTCTACCGGGCGCCCGCGGACGTGCCGCTCGCACAGGCGCTGGGCCGGGTGGAGGACAGCGTGTACTGCACGCTCCACGAGGACGAGACGTCCGCCGCCTGCGTCTGGAGCGTCCCCTCCACGCACCCCTATGAACATTGGGAGGACGGGCGCGCCATCGACGGCACCGCGACCATCCTCCAGCCGCTCATCGCGCCATGGCTCGAAGCGGTGGTGGCGCCGCTGGAGCTCGCGGCGGCCTTCTCCGGAGAGCTGGCGGACGCGCCCTATCAGCGGCTCCGCGCGCTGTGGCGCGAACAGGGCGGAGAAGGACGGGAGTGGGAGGGCTGGCTCGCGGAGGGCGTGATTCCCGGGACGCGCCTGCCGGAGGTGGACGCCCGGGTGGACGCGGCCGCGGTGCTGGCGGCCGTGCGCGCGTTGCCTCCCGCGTCGGACACGGGCCTCGAGCTCCAGTTCGTCACCGACGCCAGGGTCCATGACGGGCGCTTCGGCGCGAACCCCTGGCTGCAGGAGATGCCGGACCCCATCACCAAGATGACGTGGGACAACGCCGCGCTCGTGAGCCCGGCCACGGCCTCTCGCCTGGGCCTGGAGCGTGGCGCCCGCGTCCGACTGGAGGCGCGGGGCAGGGCGGTGGAGGCGCCCGTGCTGGTGCTGCCCGGACAGGCGGATGACACCGTCACGTTGCCGCTGGGCTATGGGCGCACGCGCGGCGGGCCCGTGGCGGAGGGCGTGGGCTTCGATGCCTACGCGCTGCGCTTCCAGGACGCGCCCTGGGTCCTGCCGGGCGCGAGCCTCACCCGGTTGGAGGGACACCACGACTTCGCCCTCACACAGGAGCACTGGCGCATGGAGGAGCGGCCCCTGGCCCTCCAGACCCCGCGCGGCGTCTTCGCGGCCCACGCCCGAACCCTCCTGGAGGGGCTCCAGGAGCGCAAGGAGCACCTGTATCCGCCCAACCCGGGCCAGGCGACGCCGTCGCATCGCTGGGCGATGGCCATCGACCTGAACCGCTGCACCGGCTGCGGCGCGTGCGTGGTGGCGTGTCAGGCGGAGAACAGCATCCCCTCGGTGGGGAAGGAGCAGGTGCGCAGGGGGCGGGAGATGCACTGGCTGCGCATCGACCGGTACTTCCTGGGCGGGGAGGACGACCCCGGCGTCATCACCCAGCCGTTGATGTGCGTGCATTGCGAGTACGCACCCTGCGAGTACGTCTGCCCCGTGGCGGCCACCGTCCACTCGGACGAGGGGCTCAACCAGATGGTCTACAACCGCTGCATCGGCACGCGGTACTGCTCCAACAACTGTCCCTACAAGGTCCGCCGCTTCAACTACCTGGACTACACGGGGCACGACCCGCTGGCGCGCATGCGGCGCAACCCCGACGTGTCGGTGCGCTCGCGCGGAGTGATGGAGAAGTGCACCTACTGCGTCCAGCGCATCGAGTCGGCGCGCATCCGGGCGCGCGTGGAGCTGCGCGACATCCGCCCCGGTGAGGTGGTCACCGCGTGCGCGCAGACGTGCCCCACGCGCGCCATCACCTTCGGAGACCTGGACGCCCCTGATTCGGAGGTGGCGCGGCTGCATGACGACGCGCGGCACTACGCGCTGCTCAACAACCTGGGGACGCGACCGCGCACGGTCCACCTGCTGAGGCTGAAGAACCCCTCGGAGGCGCTCTCATGA
- a CDS encoding cytochrome c3 family protein, translating to MGLFPPGTDDVLRGGLALLAGLPLLGLVVLMLLARSPLGTASFEPVEQPVQFDHRHHSGDEGIGCRYCHEGAWEGPYAGVPPTSRCMGCHAQVWNESPRLAPVRESYFQDRPIPWNRVHRLPHFVFFNHAIHVHKGVGCVSCHGRVDQMALVEKVAPLTMGWCLECHRDPTPHLRPPEHVADMTWRPPADAIETGRQVRKALHVQPRTECNTCHR from the coding sequence ATGGGCCTCTTCCCCCCAGGGACCGACGACGTCTTGCGTGGCGGATTGGCCCTGTTGGCCGGGTTGCCCCTGTTGGGGCTGGTCGTCTTGATGCTGCTGGCCCGCAGCCCGCTGGGGACCGCCTCGTTCGAGCCGGTGGAGCAACCCGTCCAGTTCGATCATCGCCACCACAGTGGAGATGAAGGCATTGGCTGCCGCTATTGCCACGAGGGCGCGTGGGAGGGGCCCTACGCGGGCGTGCCTCCCACCAGTCGCTGCATGGGCTGTCACGCCCAGGTCTGGAACGAGAGCCCGCGGCTGGCGCCGGTGCGAGAGAGCTACTTCCAGGACCGGCCCATCCCCTGGAACCGCGTCCACCGCCTCCCGCACTTCGTCTTCTTCAATCACGCCATCCACGTGCACAAGGGCGTGGGCTGCGTGAGCTGCCATGGCCGCGTGGACCAGATGGCGCTGGTGGAGAAGGTGGCGCCGCTCACCATGGGGTGGTGTCTGGAGTGTCACCGGGACCCGACGCCCCACCTCCGCCCTCCGGAGCATGTCGCGGACATGACGTGGCGACCTCCCGCCGACGCCATCGAGACGGGCCGACAGGTGCGGAAGGCCCTCCACGTCCAGCCCCGAACGGAGTGCAACACATGCCACCGCTGA
- a CDS encoding DUF3341 domain-containing protein, protein MSRWVLGEFRTSEQLLEAARALRARGFTRMDALTPIPVEGVDEVLSLPPSGLPLLGLVAGVGGAGGAYLVQWFTQAVDWPLDVGGRPLHSGPAFIPIVFESAVLAAAGALFLGVLVACGLPRLTHPFFDVEAFRSASIDGFWLAVPVDDDAGRDAVDSALRGLGASQVSLAEEERP, encoded by the coding sequence GTGAGTCGCTGGGTCCTGGGCGAGTTCCGCACGTCGGAGCAGCTGCTGGAGGCGGCGCGCGCGCTGCGCGCGCGAGGCTTCACCCGGATGGACGCGCTGACGCCCATCCCGGTGGAGGGCGTGGACGAGGTGCTGTCGCTGCCTCCCTCGGGCCTGCCGCTGCTGGGGCTCGTCGCCGGGGTCGGGGGCGCGGGGGGCGCGTACCTCGTGCAGTGGTTCACCCAGGCGGTGGACTGGCCTCTCGACGTGGGCGGGAGACCGCTGCACTCGGGGCCGGCCTTCATCCCCATCGTCTTCGAGTCCGCGGTGCTCGCGGCCGCGGGCGCGCTCTTCCTCGGCGTGCTCGTGGCCTGTGGGCTGCCCCGGCTGACACACCCGTTCTTCGACGTGGAGGCCTTCCGCAGCGCCAGCATCGATGGCTTCTGGCTGGCGGTGCCGGTGGACGACGACGCCGGGCGCGACGCGGTGGATTCGGCCCTGCGAGGGCTGGGCGCCTCCCAGGTGTCCCTGGCGGAGGAGGAGCGGCCATGA
- a CDS encoding cytochrome c oxidase subunit 3 family protein, with the protein MRPEASVRPVVPQARHFGDEASRQDAAHVGMWVFLASEVMLFTALFTAYALYRYAYPDAFHQGRAYMDVGLGTLNTYVLVTSSILVALAITSVRAGRDMRAGMFLLGAWVLGVGFLCIKGMEYAHHAHDGALPGAWYDFDDFAVPGASLFFTLYWVMTGIHAIHVLVGLGVLSTLVVRALSGRFSAAYHTPLELGGMYWHLVDIVWLFLWPLLYLA; encoded by the coding sequence ATGCGGCCTGAAGCGTCCGTCCGGCCCGTGGTTCCCCAGGCGCGGCACTTCGGCGACGAGGCCTCGCGCCAGGACGCCGCGCACGTGGGCATGTGGGTGTTCCTCGCGTCGGAGGTGATGCTGTTCACGGCCCTCTTCACGGCCTACGCGCTCTATCGCTACGCGTACCCGGACGCTTTCCACCAGGGCCGCGCGTACATGGACGTGGGGTTGGGCACCCTCAACACCTACGTGCTGGTGACGAGCAGCATCCTGGTGGCGCTGGCCATCACCTCGGTGCGGGCGGGCCGGGACATGCGCGCGGGGATGTTCCTGCTCGGCGCGTGGGTGCTGGGGGTCGGCTTCCTGTGCATCAAGGGCATGGAGTACGCGCACCATGCCCATGACGGCGCGTTGCCGGGGGCCTGGTATGACTTCGACGACTTCGCCGTGCCGGGGGCGAGCCTCTTCTTCACCCTCTACTGGGTGATGACCGGCATCCATGCCATCCACGTGCTGGTGGGGCTGGGCGTGTTGTCCACCCTGGTGGTGCGCGCGTTGTCGGGGCGCTTCAGCGCCGCCTACCACACCCCCCTGGAGCTGGGCGGCATGTACTGGCACCTGGTGGACATCGTCTGGTTGTTCCTCTGGCCGCTGCTGTACCTGGCGTGA
- a CDS encoding c-type cytochrome — MSARSLWLVALVVTACDDLDPMQVQARDDAYSEDENFADARAMRPTVPGTVPREWYLRQAAYVPLEIPDGGLVDPAHFPLRLTREVLQRGRDQFETWCSPCHGLLADGRSIVARNMRLRAPPALYGPGHELHPPEGAESGRPDAGTGVVRPAPSGWAALPHPPGFYYQVITDGYGLMPSYAAQLPPEERWMVVAWLRVLAHSQLAPLSAAPPEVRTRLLRSSGPRGMP; from the coding sequence ATGAGCGCCCGGAGCCTGTGGCTGGTCGCGCTGGTCGTGACCGCGTGCGACGACCTCGATCCGATGCAGGTGCAGGCGCGTGACGACGCCTACTCGGAGGACGAGAACTTCGCGGACGCGCGCGCCATGCGGCCCACGGTGCCGGGCACGGTGCCTCGGGAGTGGTACCTGCGCCAGGCGGCCTACGTGCCGCTGGAGATACCGGACGGCGGCCTGGTCGACCCCGCCCACTTCCCGCTGCGGCTCACCCGCGAGGTGTTGCAGCGAGGCCGCGACCAGTTCGAGACCTGGTGCTCACCGTGCCACGGCCTGCTCGCGGACGGCCGGAGCATCGTCGCCAGGAACATGCGGCTGCGCGCGCCCCCCGCCTTGTATGGGCCCGGACACGAGCTCCACCCGCCCGAGGGCGCCGAGTCCGGACGCCCGGACGCGGGGACCGGTGTCGTGCGCCCGGCGCCATCGGGGTGGGCGGCCTTGCCGCATCCGCCCGGCTTCTACTATCAGGTCATCACGGACGGGTATGGACTCATGCCCTCCTACGCGGCGCAGCTCCCTCCGGAGGAGCGCTGGATGGTGGTGGCCTGGCTGCGAGTGCTGGCCCACAGCCAGCTCGCGCCGCTCTCCGCCGCGCCGCCGGAGGTCCGCACCCGGCTCCTGCGGTCCTCCGGTCCGAGAGGAATGCCATGA
- a CDS encoding cytochrome c oxidase subunit I has protein sequence MSFEAAEPAMPREHYLNAQRGAWSWLTTHDHKRIGVMFLGALLCTFLLGGVFALALRLELLTPGETVMGRLAYNRSFTLHGVIMVWLFLIPSIPTSFGNFLLPLMIGARDVAFPRLNLASFYLFLLGAVMTVWAILQGGVDTGWTFYTPYSTATGTDVLPVLMGVFVVGFSTILSGLNFITTVHTMRAPGMGWMRMPIFVWTLYGTSIIQVLATPVLGMVLLLVALERVAGVGLFDPARGGDPLLYQHLFWFYSHPAVYIMILPGMGVISESVSAFCRKNPSSYRVLVWSTVGIAFVGFLTWGHHMFVSGQSVLGSGTFSILSMLVAIFTALKIFTWTSTMYRGSIWMSAPFTYVLGFIFLLFFGGMSGVAVAVTSADLHWHDTYFVVAHFHFIMVGASLMAFLAALHYWFPKMFGRCYPEGLGVGTAVLIIFGFIATFLPQFLLGNMGMPRRYADYPEHFQSLHVASTAGASLLGFGFLIIAAYLGWSLRHGRVAGRNPWGSRGYEWHSDSPPPESNFHAPPDFPYRPHDYSRPDTQPEVGHAA, from the coding sequence ATGAGCTTCGAGGCCGCTGAGCCGGCGATGCCGCGTGAGCACTACCTCAACGCCCAGCGGGGCGCGTGGTCGTGGCTCACCACCCACGACCACAAGCGCATCGGCGTGATGTTCCTGGGGGCGCTGCTGTGCACCTTCCTCCTGGGCGGCGTGTTCGCGCTGGCGCTGCGGCTGGAACTGCTCACCCCGGGCGAGACGGTGATGGGGCGGCTGGCCTACAACCGGTCCTTCACGCTCCATGGCGTCATCATGGTGTGGCTCTTCCTCATCCCCTCCATCCCCACCAGCTTCGGCAACTTCCTGCTGCCGCTGATGATTGGCGCCAGGGACGTGGCCTTCCCCCGGCTCAACCTGGCCAGCTTCTACCTGTTCCTGCTGGGCGCGGTGATGACGGTGTGGGCCATCCTCCAGGGTGGGGTGGACACGGGCTGGACCTTCTACACGCCCTACAGCACCGCCACCGGCACGGACGTGCTGCCCGTGTTGATGGGCGTGTTCGTCGTCGGCTTCTCCACCATCCTGTCCGGGCTGAACTTCATCACCACCGTCCACACCATGAGGGCGCCCGGCATGGGGTGGATGCGGATGCCCATCTTCGTGTGGACCCTGTACGGCACCTCCATCATCCAGGTGCTGGCGACGCCGGTGCTGGGCATGGTGCTGCTGTTGGTGGCGCTGGAGCGGGTGGCGGGCGTGGGGCTCTTCGACCCGGCGAGGGGAGGGGACCCCCTGCTGTACCAACACCTGTTCTGGTTCTACAGCCACCCGGCCGTCTACATCATGATCCTCCCCGGCATGGGCGTCATCAGCGAGTCGGTGAGCGCCTTCTGCCGGAAGAACCCCAGCAGCTACCGCGTGCTGGTGTGGAGCACCGTGGGCATCGCCTTCGTCGGCTTCCTCACGTGGGGCCACCACATGTTCGTGTCCGGCCAGTCCGTGCTGGGCTCGGGGACCTTCAGCATCCTGTCCATGCTGGTGGCCATCTTCACGGCGCTCAAGATCTTCACGTGGACCAGCACGATGTACCGGGGGAGCATCTGGATGAGCGCGCCGTTCACGTACGTGCTCGGCTTCATCTTCCTGCTCTTCTTCGGCGGGATGAGCGGGGTGGCGGTGGCCGTGACGTCCGCGGACCTGCACTGGCATGACACGTACTTCGTGGTGGCGCACTTCCACTTCATCATGGTGGGGGCTTCGCTGATGGCGTTCCTCGCGGCGCTGCACTACTGGTTCCCGAAGATGTTCGGGCGGTGCTACCCGGAGGGGCTCGGCGTGGGGACGGCCGTGCTCATCATCTTCGGCTTCATCGCCACCTTCCTGCCGCAGTTCCTGTTGGGCAACATGGGCATGCCGCGTCGCTACGCGGACTATCCGGAGCACTTCCAGTCGCTGCACGTGGCGTCCACGGCGGGCGCGTCGCTGCTGGGGTTCGGCTTCCTCATCATCGCCGCCTACCTGGGCTGGTCCCTGCGCCATGGCCGGGTCGCGGGGCGCAACCCCTGGGGCAGCCGCGGCTACGAATGGCACAGCGACTCGCCTCCGCCGGAGTCCAACTTCCACGCCCCGCCAGACTTCCCCTACCGACCGCACGACTACTCACGGCCGGACACCCAGCCGGAGGTGGGGCATGCGGCCTGA